Proteins from a genomic interval of Spea bombifrons isolate aSpeBom1 chromosome 4, aSpeBom1.2.pri, whole genome shotgun sequence:
- the NDUFB2 gene encoding NADH dehydrogenase [ubiquinone] 1 beta subcomplex subunit 2, mitochondrial — MSSLVRIGGVLRAGSRLLGGVGRSRPGVRNAGGGVHLEPRYRQFPELTKSQSRQAEFLSGFMWFWILWHLWHDVDAVLGHFEYPDPSKWTDEELGIPSEDQ, encoded by the exons ATGTCTTCTCTGGTCCGCATTGGAGGTGTCCTGAGGGCCGGGAGCCGGCTGCTGGGGGGTGTCGGGCGGTCGAGACCCGGAGTTCGCAA TGCCGGCGGAGGCGTTCACTTAGAACCTCGCTACAGGCAGTTTCCGGAGCTGACGAAGTCTCAGTCGCGGCAGGCAGAGTTTCTCAGCGGCTTCATGTGGTTCTGGATCCTGTGGCATTTGTGGCACGACGTGGACGCCGTGCTG GGTCACTTCGAGTACCCTGACCCCTCAAAGTGGACAGATGAGGAGCTGGGAATCCCTTCCGAAGATCAGTAA
- the LOC128490294 gene encoding hemagglutinin/amebocyte aggregation factor-like: MLEPFPHSAAILTKVYFKRRDDLPQNSLQTSSEVNPSQVDFRCGRKDERWVNSYDQPLFFQCQNHQSINLIISIHDNGKEDRMWDFGCQNTFSRPGTCSWTNYVNNFDEQIAFTCPFGSVLSGMDSYHDNGKEDRRWKFLCCQGEVPVTRNCKWSDYVNEFDQYLRWDAPVNHHLVGTRSYHDNGKE; this comes from the exons ATGTTGGAGCCTTTCCCCCACTCAGCAGCCATCTTGACCAAAGTCTACTTTAAGCGAAGAGATGATTTGCCCCAAAACTCGCTGCAGACCAGTAGTGAGGTCAACCCAAGCCAAGTCGACTTTCGCTGTG GAAGAAAAGATGAAAGATGGGTGAATAGCTACGACCAACCCCTGTTCTTCCAATGTCAAAACCATCAGAGCATCAACTTAATCATAAG TATCCATGACAATGGCAAAGAGGATCGCATGTGGGACTTCGGCTGCCAAAACACATTCAGCCGTCCTGGAACCTGCTCCTGGACCAATTATGTCAATAATTTTGATGAGCAAATAGCATTCACCTGCCCCTTTGGCTCCGTCCTCAGCGGCATGGACAGTTACCATGACAACGGTAAAGAGGATAGAAG GTGGAAATTCTTATGCTGTCAGGGAGAAGTTCCCGTAACTCGCAACTGCAAATGGAGCGACTACGTCAACGAATTTGATCAGTACCTGCGATGGGACGCCCCAGTTAATCACCACCTGGTGGGGACCAGAAGTTATCATGACAACGGCAAAGAGTAA